CGTAGAACTCGCCCGTCGGCCAGGCGACGCTGAAGACGGGGGTCTTGTAGGAGCCGCCGGCCATGGCGATCGCGCCGAGGCCGTAGGCCTTGCGAAGCACGATCGTGAAGAACGGCACCGAGAGGTTGGCGCCGATCAGGAACATGCGGCTCGAGTGGCGCACGAGCGCGGTGCGCTCGATCTCCGGCCCGACCATGATGCCGGGCGTGTCGCAGAGGAAGAGCAAGGGAATGTCAAACGCGTCGCAGAGCTGCATGAAGCGGGCGCCCTTGTCGGCGCCGTCGGAGTCGATCGCGCCGCCGAGATGCATGGGGTTGTTGGCGATCACGCCGACCGATCGCCCTTCAACGCGGATAAGCGCCGTGATCATGCCGACGCCGAAGCGCGGCCGCAGCTCCAGCACCGTGCCCGTATCGGCCAGCGTTTCGATCACCTCGCGCACGTTGTAGACACGCAGCCGGTTCTCCGGCACGATGCGGCGCATCAGGCGCTGGTCGGGACACTCCCAGGAGTCGAGCGGTCCCTGGAAGTAGGCGAGATACCGCTTCGCGACCTGCACGGCCTCGGCCTCGTCGGCCACGGCGAGGTCCACCACGCCGCTGGGCACCTGCACCGACATCGGCCCGATCTCTTCCGGCGCGTAGACGCCGAGGCCGCCGCCCTCGATCATCGCCGGGCCGCCCATGCCGATGTTCGAGTTGGCCGTGGCGATGATCACGTCGCAGCAGCCCAGCAGCGAGGCGTTGCCGGCGAAGCAGCGGCCGGAGGTGATGCCGATCATCGGCACCAGGCCGCTGAGCTGGGCGAAGCGGGCGAAGGTGCGCTGACCGCTGCCGCCGGTGTTGTCCGTGTCGCCGGGCCGGCCGCCGCCGCCCTCGGCGAAGAGGATCATCGGCATGCGGCCGTGCTCGGCGATGTCGATCATGCGGTCGGTCTTGCGGTGGTTCTGCCCGCCCTGCGTGCCGGCGAAGACGGTGTAGTCGTAAGCCATCACGGCGCAGCGCGAGGCTGGCTCCTCGAACAGGTCGCCGTTGACGCGGCCGACGCCGGTGATCAGGCCATCGGCCGGGCTCTTGACGATCAGCTCCTCCAGCGAGCGGCGGCTGCGCTGCGCGGCGAGCACCAGCGGGCCGTACTCCACGAAGCTGCCCCGATCGCAGAGATCCTCGACGTTCTCGCGCGCCGTGCGCTGGCGCGTCGCCCGCCGCCGGGCCACGGCCTCCGGCCGCGCCGCGTCGCGCGTCAGCGCCTGGCGGTCGAGCACCTCGCGCAGGTCCGGGCGAATCTCGTCCAGGTCGACGGCTTCGGCGGCCGACGCCTCGTCGCCTTCGACCTCGCTCTCCTCAATGAAAAGCAGCGGCTGATCGGCGTAGAGCGTGTCGCCCACGGCCACGGCGACGCTGCGCACCAAGCCGCCGGCCACGGCCTTGATCTCGTGCTCCATCTTCATCGATTCCATGATCACCAGCGTCTGGCCGGCGCGAACGGTGTCGCCCGCCAGCACCTCGATCGCGACCACGGTGCCCTGCAGCGGCGTGATCACGGCGGCGGCGCCGCTGGCGTCGCGTTCGCCGGCGGCAACCCCGCCATCGCCGCCGCGATCGGCCACAGCCGCCGCCTTACCGTAGGCGAGCACCGCCAGCGGATCGTCGGAGGCGAGGCGGACGCCCGCGCGGCCGGCCGCCGCGCCGTTGGCGGCAGTCGCGGGCACGGCCGGCTCGACATAGCGGCGCTGCTGCTCGGCCGTCGCCGCGCCGGCGAGCGCAGCAAGATGGTCGTCGATGAAGCGCGTGGAAAGGCGCCCTTCGCGGAAGGCGGGCTGCGCCAGCACGCCGCGCAAGAAGGGGATGTTGGTCGGGACGCCGTCGACGCGGAACTCGCTGAGGGCGCGGTCGCAGCGGTTCACCGCGTCAAGAAAGCGCTGCTGAGTGCTGTGGGCGATGACTTTGGCCAGCAGCGAGTCGAAGCGCGGGCTGGTCCGATACCCGGCGTAGCCGAAGGTATCGACGCGGATGCCGGGGCCGTTTGGCGGGTCGAAGGCGGCGAGCGCGCCGCCGGAGGGCAGCGTCTCGCCGCTCGCGCTCATCGTCTCCATATTGACGCGCGCCTGGATGGCGAAGCCATGCGGAGCCGGCACGTCTTCCTGGCGCATGCCCAGCGCCGCCAGCGTGCCGCCGGCCGCTAGCTCGAGCTGCAGCCGCACCAGGTCGACGCCCGTCACCTCTTCCGTAACCGTATGCTCGACCTGCAGGCGCGGGTTGGCCTCGATGAAGGCGAAGGGCGCCGCATCGTCGTCACGGCTCGCGTCGGCGAGGAACTCGAAGGTGCCGATGTTGTCGTAGCGCACGCTCCGCGCCAGCGCGACAGCGGCGGCGATGATGCGCTCGCGCTGGCCGGCGGGCAGCCCGGGCGAGGGCGCAATCTCGATCAACTTCTGGTGGCGGCGCTGGATGCTGCAGTCGCGCTCGCCGAAGTGCGTGACGGCGCCGGAGCCGTCGCCAGCGATCTGCACCTCGATGTGGCGCGCCGTGCGCAGCAGTTGCTCGACGTAGAGCTCGCCGTTGCCGAAGGCCGTCCGCGCTTCAGAGGCGCAGCGCGCGTAGGCGTCCCCGAGCTGCTCCAGCCGCTCGACCTCGCGCATGCCGCGCCCGCCGCCGCCGGCCACAGCCTTGATCATCACGGCGCCGCCCTCGCCCAGCGACAGGAAGAACGTCCGCGCCTGCTCCAGGCTTGTGGGCCCGTCCGTGCCGGGCAGCACGGGAACGCCGGCCGCGGCCGCCGCCTGGCGGGCGCGCACTTTGTCGCCGAACAGCTCGAGGATCTCGACGCGCGGGCCGATGAAGGCGATGCCCGCCTCGGCGCAGCGCCGTGCAAAGGCGGCGTTCTCACTGAGGAAGCCGTAGCCTGGATGGATCGCGTCGCAGCCGGCCTCCCTGGCGACGGCCACGATCTGCTCGGCGTCGAGATAGGCCGGGGCGCCGGCGCCGCGCAGCGGCAGGGCCGCGTCGGCCCGGCGGGTGTGCAGCGCCTCGGCGTCGTCCTCGGAGTAGACGGCGACGGTGCGCAGGCCGAGCTCGGCGGCGGCGCGCAGCAGGCGCACGGCGATCTCGCCGCGGTTCGCAACCAGCAGAGACGTGAGCTTCATGCCGTCCTTCCGTAGCCGCGCCGTGCGCCGGTCGCGGCAGCCAGCCGTCTCCGTCGCGACTTGCCATGCCGCCGCGGGGAGGATCGTGCTGCCGCCACGCTGCATGCTCGCTTCTGCCCGGACGGTATCAAGCAGGTCAGCGCCGTCGCAAGCGAGCGCGGCCGCCGACCTCGCGCCGCTGGCAAACCCCCGCTGACCCGATGCCGCCCCGGAACTTCCTCCCCAGGATCGCCCCTCTCCCTCTCTCCAGTATTGGGAGAGGGAGAGGGGCCACACAGATGAGGTGAGGGTGAGGGCCGCCCCCGCCGCTACTCGCCTTCGTCCGGCCGCAGCGTGGTGCCCATGGCGTGGTAGCCGCCGTCCACGTGCAGGTTCTCGCCGGTGACGCCGCGGGAAAGATCGCTGGCGAGGAAGACGGCGGCGTCGCCGATGTCGCCCAGCTCCATGCGCCGGCCCAGGGGCGAGGCGGCGACCACGTGATGCTCCATCACCAGGTAGCCGCCGATCGCCCGCGATGAGGCGGTGCTCACCGGCCCGGCCGAGATCGCGTTGACGCGGATGTTCTGGCGGCCCAGGTCCGAGGCCAGGTACTTGACGCTCGCCTCCAGCGCCGCCTTGGCCACGCCCATCACGTTGTAGTGCGGGATCACGCGCTCGCCGCCGAGATAGGTCAGCGTGATGATGCTGCCGCCGCCGCGCGCCGCCATCAGCGGCTCGGCCGCCTGCGCCAGCGCCGTCAGCGAGTAGCAGCTCACCTGCAGCGCCGTGGCGAAGGCCTCGCGCGAGGTGTCGACGTAGCGGCCGTTCAGCGCCTCGGTGGGCGCGAAGGCCATGGCGTGTACGAGCACGTCCAGCCCGCCCAGCTCGCGCTGCACCGTCTCCATCAGCGCCTCGATCTGGCCCTCGATTTGCACGTCGAGCGGCGCCGAGCGGCAGCCGGGCAGCCCGGCGGCGAGCTTCGAGACGCTGCGCTCCGTGCGCTCGCCCTGGTAGGTAATCAGCACATCGGCGCCGGCCTCGTGCAGCGCCCGGGCGATGCCCCAGCCGAGGCTGAAGCGGTTGGTGATGGCGGCGACGACGGCCTTCTTGCCGGCGAGCATGGCGGGAGTGTCCTTCATTCTCGAATCTGCCCGCCGGCTCACACCACCGGCTGGCGCGGGCCGGGACGCACGGGCGTCGGGGCGCGGCGCCGCCGGCGGATGCCGAGGCGGTTGAGGAAGCGCGTGATGCCCGGCGTCGGGTCGTGGTAGTGCCACTCCACCAGGATCTGGCTGGCGATCGCGATCGAGCTGTAGGTGCCGGAGATGATGCCGATCAGCAGCACCAGCACGAACGCCTGGATCGTGGTGCCGCCGAGCAGCAGCAGCGCCACCAGCGTGAACACTACCGTCAGCGAGGTGCTCAGCGAGCGGTCGAGCGTCTGCAGCAGGCTCTCGTTGACCGTGACCTCGAAGTCGCGGCTGATGCCGCGTTGCAAGTTCTCGCGGATGCGGTCGAAGACGACGATCGTGTCGTGCACGGAGAAGCCGATCACCGTGAGCAGACCGGTGATGAACATCGTGTCGATCTCGGTGTTGAAGAGGCGGCCGAAGATCGAGAAGAGGCCCACCACCACCAGCACATCGTGCATCAGCGCGATGATCGCCGAGAGGCCGTAGCGGAACGGGTTGCGCACGGCGCGGAAGGCCCAGGTGATGTAAATCAGGATGAAGAGCGAGGCGACGATCACCGCCAGCGCCGCCTGCTTCACGATCTGCTTCGAGACGATCGACGAGACCGTGTTGCTGTCGATCAGCCGGTCGGTGACGCGGTTGTTCGTGTCCGTCAGGTGGCCGAACTGCGCGATCATCGCGTTGCGCAGGCTGTCGAGCGCGGTCGGCTGCGCCGGGCCGACGTCGCTGCTGGTGACGTTGCCGGGAATCTCCTTCGTGCGCACGAGGAACTCGTCCGACGAGGCGCCCTGCACGCGCGCGTCCTTGGCCGCCGTGCGCACCACGGCGGGCACCGTGTCCGGCGGGCTCTGCACGAACTTGCGCAGCTCCTCCTGGCTCGGCGGCGTCTTCAGCTTGAGGTCGCCGCCGTCGGCGCTCGGCGCGAACTTGTCGACCGAGAAGTCGGCCCTCAGCTTCTGCTGCAACTGGTCGGCCGAGAAGCCGCCGGGGAACGACACGGTCCACTCGTCGTTGCCCTTCGGCGCCAGTGCCGGGTCGCCGAAGCCGTAGCTGGCGAGCTGCTGCGCGAGTTGCGCCTGCGAGGGCGGCTGCTGGAAGCGTAGGGTGAAGGTCGTGCCGCTGGTGAACTCGATGCCCGGCCGCAGCCGCTCGCCCGGCGCCGCCAGCGAGATCAGCCCCGGCACCATGATCGCGATCGAGAGCGCGTAGTAGTACTTGCGGTTGCCCACCAGGTTGAGGAAGCCGGGCAGGCGACGCGGCTCGCGGCGCTGCAGCTCTTCGGCGCGGGCGGCGTACTGCGGCCGCTGGGCGCCGAACATCCACTTGCTGCGCCCCAGCCGCGTGCCCACGGTGAGCAGCAGGAAGAGCCGCGTGACCAGGATCGAGGAGAAGAGGCTGATCACCACGCCGATCGCCAGGTTCAAGGCGAAGCCCTTGACCAGCGCGGCGCCGAACTGGTCGCCGAAGTAGAACAGGATCAGGCTGGTGATGATCGTGGAGACGTTGCTGTCACGGATCGAGGGCCAGGCGCGGCGGAAGCCCTGCTCGATCGCCGAGTTGAGGCCGCGGCCCGCGCGTAACTCCTCCTTTGTTCTCTCGAAGATCAGGATGTTAGCGTCCACGGCGATGCCGATCGAGAGCACGAAGGCGGCGATGCCCGGCAGCGTCAGCGTCACCGGCACGAGCTTGAAGATCATCAGCACCACGGCGGTGTAGACGATCAGCGCCAGCGTGGCCAGCACGCCGGGCAGCCGGTAGAAGACGATCATGAAGAAGGCGACGGCGAGGAAGCCGATCTCGCCGGCGAACACCGTCTTGGAGACGGAGTCCTTGCCCAGCGTCGCGTCCACGGTCGTCTGCTGCACGACGTTGAAGTTGAGCGGCAGGGCGCCGGAGTTGAGCTGGGCGACGAGCTGCTTGGCGGAGTTGGCGGTGAGGCCGGTGATCACGCCGCTGTCGCTGATCTGCGCCTGCACGGTCGGGGCGCTGATCTGGTCCTCGTCCAGGTAGATGGCGATCTGCTTGCCGATGTTGCGGCCGGTGACGGCGCCGAAGATCTTGCCGCCCTCGGAGGTGAAGTTGAAGGCGACTTCCGGTTGGCCGGCGGCGTCCTGCGAGACGTAGGAGTTCGGCTTGAGCAGCTTGCCCGTGAGCGGCTGCTCGCCGTTGGGGCAGCCGTAGTCGAGGCAGGCGGGGGTGAAAAGCGGCTGACCGTTGGCGTCGGTCTTCGGCGCGCTGGTGGTGGGGTCGATCTGCGGCTCTTTGAATTCGAGCTGCGCGGTCTTGCCGATCAGGTTGCGCTCTTCGTCGGCGGTGA
This genomic window from Dehalococcoidia bacterium contains:
- a CDS encoding carboxyl transferase domain-containing protein codes for the protein MKLTSLLVANRGEIAVRLLRAAAELGLRTVAVYSEDDAEALHTRRADAALPLRGAGAPAYLDAEQIVAVAREAGCDAIHPGYGFLSENAAFARRCAEAGIAFIGPRVEILELFGDKVRARQAAAAAGVPVLPGTDGPTSLEQARTFFLSLGEGGAVMIKAVAGGGGRGMREVERLEQLGDAYARCASEARTAFGNGELYVEQLLRTARHIEVQIAGDGSGAVTHFGERDCSIQRRHQKLIEIAPSPGLPAGQRERIIAAAVALARSVRYDNIGTFEFLADASRDDDAAPFAFIEANPRLQVEHTVTEEVTGVDLVRLQLELAAGGTLAALGMRQEDVPAPHGFAIQARVNMETMSASGETLPSGGALAAFDPPNGPGIRVDTFGYAGYRTSPRFDSLLAKVIAHSTQQRFLDAVNRCDRALSEFRVDGVPTNIPFLRGVLAQPAFREGRLSTRFIDDHLAALAGAATAEQQRRYVEPAVPATAANGAAAGRAGVRLASDDPLAVLAYGKAAAVADRGGDGGVAAGERDASGAAAVITPLQGTVVAIEVLAGDTVRAGQTLVIMESMKMEHEIKAVAGGLVRSVAVAVGDTLYADQPLLFIEESEVEGDEASAAEAVDLDEIRPDLREVLDRQALTRDAARPEAVARRRATRQRTARENVEDLCDRGSFVEYGPLVLAAQRSRRSLEELIVKSPADGLITGVGRVNGDLFEEPASRCAVMAYDYTVFAGTQGGQNHRKTDRMIDIAEHGRMPMILFAEGGGGRPGDTDNTGGSGQRTFARFAQLSGLVPMIGITSGRCFAGNASLLGCCDVIIATANSNIGMGGPAMIEGGGLGVYAPEEIGPMSVQVPSGVVDLAVADEAEAVQVAKRYLAYFQGPLDSWECPDQRLMRRIVPENRLRVYNVREVIETLADTGTVLELRPRFGVGMITALIRVEGRSVGVIANNPMHLGGAIDSDGADKGARFMQLCDAFDIPLLFLCDTPGIMVGPEIERTALVRHSSRMFLIGANLSVPFFTIVLRKAYGLGAIAMAGGSYKTPVFSVAWPTGEFYGMGIEGAVKLGFRGELEAIEDPAERKRRYDEMVARAYNGARALNNASHFAIDDAIDPADSRFWLASLLRSFRPSPRPTGKRRPAIDAW
- a CDS encoding enoyl-ACP reductase; translated protein: MKDTPAMLAGKKAVVAAITNRFSLGWGIARALHEAGADVLITYQGERTERSVSKLAAGLPGCRSAPLDVQIEGQIEALMETVQRELGGLDVLVHAMAFAPTEALNGRYVDTSREAFATALQVSCYSLTALAQAAEPLMAARGGGSIITLTYLGGERVIPHYNVMGVAKAALEASVKYLASDLGRQNIRVNAISAGPVSTASSRAIGGYLVMEHHVVAASPLGRRMELGDIGDAAVFLASDLSRGVTGENLHVDGGYHAMGTTLRPDEGE
- the secD gene encoding protein translocase subunit SecD, with amino-acid sequence MRNNTNRAMLAFVVALFVVAVYIIWPNDPKKYLPGFVPWPSGSGLHLSGFKREQMRLGLDLKGGARTVVQAQLPSGYDTKNLPAAMDEAVKIYENRVNKFGLSEAEVTKQGNDKIAVDVPGITADEERNLIGKTAQLEFKEPQIDPTTSAPKTDANGQPLFTPACLDYGCPNGEQPLTGKLLKPNSYVSQDAAGQPEVAFNFTSEGGKIFGAVTGRNIGKQIAIYLDEDQISAPTVQAQISDSGVITGLTANSAKQLVAQLNSGALPLNFNVVQQTTVDATLGKDSVSKTVFAGEIGFLAVAFFMIVFYRLPGVLATLALIVYTAVVLMIFKLVPVTLTLPGIAAFVLSIGIAVDANILIFERTKEELRAGRGLNSAIEQGFRRAWPSIRDSNVSTIITSLILFYFGDQFGAALVKGFALNLAIGVVISLFSSILVTRLFLLLTVGTRLGRSKWMFGAQRPQYAARAEELQRREPRRLPGFLNLVGNRKYYYALSIAIMVPGLISLAAPGERLRPGIEFTSGTTFTLRFQQPPSQAQLAQQLASYGFGDPALAPKGNDEWTVSFPGGFSADQLQQKLRADFSVDKFAPSADGGDLKLKTPPSQEELRKFVQSPPDTVPAVVRTAAKDARVQGASSDEFLVRTKEIPGNVTSSDVGPAQPTALDSLRNAMIAQFGHLTDTNNRVTDRLIDSNTVSSIVSKQIVKQAALAVIVASLFILIYITWAFRAVRNPFRYGLSAIIALMHDVLVVVGLFSIFGRLFNTEIDTMFITGLLTVIGFSVHDTIVVFDRIRENLQRGISRDFEVTVNESLLQTLDRSLSTSLTVVFTLVALLLLGGTTIQAFVLVLLIGIISGTYSSIAIASQILVEWHYHDPTPGITRFLNRLGIRRRRRAPTPVRPGPRQPVV